The DNA segment TGTCATTGACGATAATATTGTAGCCAAGGTTAAGCCGGAAGAGGTTGGCGGTATTATTCATTCAAGGATCGGAGACAAGAAATGAATTTAGAAGAACTTAATAATATTGCGGATAGTGTTAAAAAGAAAAATGACGGATTAAAAAAGAAAGTTTGTGTTTGTTGCGGCGCGGGCTGTATTTCCTCGGGAAGCGAGGCGGTTTTAAAGAATTTACAGGAAGCCGTCAAATCAAAGAATTTAAGCAATGAAATCAGCGTTGTTCCGTCGGGATGCATGGGGCCGTGCAATCAAGGGCCTTTGGTCAAAGTGGTTCCCGATCAGACGATCTATCAGAGGATCACCGAAGAAGATGCCGGAATTATTTTTGATAAACATGTTCTGCAAAATCAACCTGTCAAAGAAAAGATCCTTTTTTCGGATGTGCGCCAGCAAGCTTTTGTGAATACCAATGACGACCCGTTCTTTAAAAAGCAGCACAAGATCGTTTTAGAAAATTGCGGCAATATCAACCCGGAAGTCATCGAAGATTATATTGCTGTGGACGGCTATAAAGCTATTGAGAAAGCTTTGCACTTATCACCGGAGGCCGTGATCGTCGAAATAAAATCAAGCCGTTTGCGCGGCCGCGGCGGCGCCGGTTTTCCGACGGGATTAAAGTGGGAAACGGTGCATAAATACGTGGCGGATGAAAAATATGTCATTTGCAACGGTGATGAAGGCGATCCGGGCGCTTTTATGGATCGAAGTGTTTTAGAAAGTGATCCGCATCGTGTTTTGGAAGGGATGATCATTGCCGGATTTGCTATCGGGGCGCAGAGGGGATTTGCCTATATTCGAGGAGAATACCCTTTGGCCATCAAGCGTTTTGATCAAGCCATCAAGCAAGCCCGCAAGTTAGGGCTTTTGGGCAAGAACATTTTGGGGACGGAATTTAATTTTGATGTGGAAATTCGTATTGGCGCGGGGGCTTTTGTTTGCGGCGAAGAAACAGCTCTTATTGCCTCTATCGAAGGAAAACGCGGAACTCCGCGTCCACGCCCGCCGTATCCGGCGGAAGCGGGGCTTTGGGGAAAACCGACGCTCATCAATAATGTGGAAACATTCGCCAATATCGCGCCGATCATTTTACGCGGCGGAGCCTGGTATGGCGCTATCGGAACGCCGAAAAGCGCGGGAACAAAAGTGTTTGCCTTAGCGGGAAAAATTAATTTTTCCGGGCTGATCGAAGTTCCCATGGGGACAAGTTTGCGTGAAATTATCTTTGATATCGGCGGAGGCATTCCCGGCGGAAAAAAATTTAAAGCGGCGCAAACCGGCGGCCCGTCGGGCGGATGTATTCCGGAACAGCATTTGGATACAAAAGTGGATTATGAATCCTTGGTGAGCTTAGGCTCTATTATGGGCTCCGGTGGTCTTATTATTATGGATGAAACATCCAATATGGTGGATGTAGCGCGCTATTTTATGGAATTTTGTATGGACGAGTCTTGCGGAAAGTGTGTTCCGTGCCGCGCGGGAACAAAACAAATGCATGAGCTTTTATTGAAATTTTGCGCCAAAAAGGCAACTGATGCCGATATGGCGCTTTTAGAAGAATTAGCGACGTATGTGAAAGAAGCCAGCCTTTGTGGCTTAGGCGCTTCCGCGCCCAATCCTCTGCTTAGCACATTGCGGTATTTCAAGGACGAATACGCGGCGCAGATCAACAAAAGCTTATAAATCTATCGGAATTCTTATTATGAATAAGAAAGTAATTATTACAGCGCTGTTATTCGTGATGGGCTGTTTTGCCGTTCATCAAGAATGCGCTTTTGCCAATAACCTTGCGGTCTCCAACGTGACGATGAGTACGCGTGATCCGGCTAATGACACTTTTATTTTACAATTCGATGTTTCTTGGAACAATTCTTGGCGCAATAAGATAAATCATGATGCCATTTGGTTTTTTGTCAAAGTGGATACCGGCACAGCACCTTATTCCCATTGTTTGATGAAAACTTCCGGTGCTAGTCCCACGGGATTTTCCGCGGGCTCAGATACGAATTTAGCCATTTATGTCCCATCCGATAAAACGGGAGCATTTTTACGCCCGTCATCTTATAGAGCCATGGGTAGTGTTTCCTCAACCAGTGTCCAGCTCAAGGTAGATTATGGTGCCAGCAGCTGCAATATTGCGGATACGGCAAGCATTACGCCTTATGTTTACGGCATTGAAATGGTTTATGTTCCGCAGGGAGAATTTTATGTCGGGGATTTTGCTACAAGTACAAGTAGTTTTAAGCAGGGTTCTGCGGACGACGATCCTTGGTATATTTCCAGCGAAGGAACCTTGCTCACAACCAGCGGAGCATCGGACGGGTATTATTATGTTGACTCGACAGCAACAGTCGGAGCTGAATTTCTTGACGGTGATATCTTTACCATTCCGGCGGCTTTTCCCAAAGGTTATCAAGCCTTTTATTGCATGAAATATGAAGTAACCGAAGGACAATACGTTGATTTTATTAATAGCCTTAGTCCGGAAGCGGCAAAAACTCGGGATATTACGGATACCACAGGAAAGAACTCCGATAGCGTGATTGTGCGCAATACGATCACAATTAATTCGGCAGTTCCGACTGCCACGACCACTCGTTCTGATCGCGCTTTAAACTACATCAGCTGGATGGACTTGTCTGCCTATCTTGATTGGGCGGCCCTTCGCCCTATGACAGAATTAGAATATGAAAAAGTTGCCCGCGGCCCGGTTATTCCTGTTAAGGGAGAGTATGCCTGGGGCACGACGGATATTATTCGCGCTGTTACTATTTCCATTAGCCCCGAAGACGGTACCGAAACTGTAACCACAACCGATGGCATAGGAAGGGCATATGTTAATCAGGGAGGTAGGACTTTTAGCCGAGGAGATGTCCATTTGGGAGTGGAGTATACCCGAGGGCCGCTTCGCGTAGGCATTTTTGCTACGGCAACAGCGGACAGGGTAACAGCAGGAGCCGGTTATTACGGAGCAATGGAGCTTAGCGGTAATGTTTCGGAGATGGTAGTTATTATCGGTAATTCTTGGGGAATTACATATACCGGTGGTCATGGAGATGGCGCCTTAACGACGAGCACAACAAATCAAGGCAATGCGAATGTGACAGGGTGGGTATTATTGGATCCGGCTGATTCTGCTAGAGGCATCACGGGATATACGGGTTCTGCCGATAGAGGCGATGGATGGACTGCTGCCAGTGGAACAATTTCATATCGCCGCCGCTATCTTGACAATGTTGGTATGGATGGGATCCCGCGCAAGCATTACATAGGCGGACGCGGTGTAAGAACATACAATTAAAGATCAAGGTTTTTAGGAACTTAAAGAAGCTTAAGGAGGATGGTGAATGCCTGTAAAAATTCCGATCACGATTGACGATAAGCCTATTGAAATTGATTCTGGAAAAACAATTCTGGAGGCATGTCGGGAAAACGGCATCGATATCCCGACGATGTGTCACTTGGAAGGGCTTAAAGATGTGGGGGCTTGCCGGATGTGTTTAATTGAGATCGAAGGCATCCCAAAGCTTTTGCCGTCTTGCACCACAAAACCGGCGCCGAATCAGAAAATAAAAACCCAATCGGAAAAGATCAAGAAATACCGACGGATGACGGTCGAATTGCTTTTTGCCGAACGTAATCACGTTTGTTCTATTTGTGCCGCCAATAATAATTGCGAGCTTCAGGATTTGGGCTACAAAGTCGGAATGGAACATGTGCGTTTTCCGTACCTTTTTCCTCAATGCCAAATTGATGCCTCGCACGAAAAATATATCATTGATCATAACCGCTGTATTTTATGTACGCGCTGTGTGCGTGTTTGCGGCGATATCGAAGGCGCCCATAACTGGAACGTGATGGGGCGCGGATTTCAATCGCGTATTATTTCTGATTTTAATCAGCCCTGGGGCCAATCTACGACGTGTACGTCGTGCGGAAAATGCATTGAGGTTTGCCCGACGGGAGCATTATTGCCCAAAGGAATTTTTCAGGGGCAATTAGATAAAACTCCTGAATCAATCGTTGAACTTGCCAGAAAAAGAAAGATGAGCCTATGAACAAGAAAAAAATTGCGACCGTGTGGTTGGCCGGATGCTCCGGATGTCATATGTCTTTGTTGGATATTGATGAACGGATCTTAGATGTCGTGAAATTGGCCGATATTGTCAAAAGCCCTATTGTGGACGGAAAAGAATTTCCGGATGTCGATGTGGCTTTGGTAGAAGGGTCGGTAGCCAGCGACGAACATTTGCGAGAGATCAAGCATATCCGCGCGCACTCTAAGATCCTTATTTCATTCGGTGATTGCGCGGTAACGGGTAATGTGTCGGCGCTAAGGAATTTTATTACTAAGGAAGCGGCTTTAAATCGCGCTTATATTGAGGCGGAAAGTAATGACCAAGGCCTTATCCCTGATTCACCGGAAATTCAAAAGCTCATTGATCGGGTTTATCCTTTGCACGAAATTGTTAAAGTGGATTATTATATCCCGGGATGCCCTCCATCGGCTGATCTTATCTTTTATGTGTTAAGCGAGCTTTTGTGTGACCGGGTTCCCAATTTAGAGGAAGGAAGGAAATTGAAATATGGATAAAAAAATAACCATTAGCCCTGTGACGCGTATTGAGGGCCATGCCAAGATCACGATCCAGCTAGGCGAAGACGGGCAAGTTAAAGATGCGCTTTTTCACGTGAATGAATTTCGCGGATTTGAAAAATTCTGCGAAGGCCGCGTTTATACAGAAATGCCTTCTATCACGCCGCGTATTTGCGGAATTTGTCCCGTGAGCCACGCTGTTTCTAGCGCGAAGGCCTGCGAAATGATCATGAAAGTTCAGGTTCCGTATACAGGAACGCTTTTACGGCGCTTGATCCATCTTGGGCAAATGATCTCTTCGCATGCGCTAAGCTTCTTTCATCTTTCTTCACCGGATTTTCTCTTAGGGTGGGATTCTGACCCCACCACGCGTAACATTGTTGGTTTGGCGGAAAAATTTCCGGATATTGCCAAACGCGGAATCCGTTTGCGCAAATTTGGCCAGGAGATCAGTGAACGGCTGACGGGCAAAAAAGTCCATATTATGGGTATTATCGCCGGAGGATTTTCTTATCCACTGGAAGAAGCTAATCGCAAAGCACTTTTAGAATGGATCCCGGAAGCGCTAGAGACAACTAAGATCGGCATTGATATTTTTAAGAAGTATTACGCGCAAAATAAAAAAGAAGTTGAATCGTTCGCTAATTTTGAAACATTGCACTTGGGAACTGTTGGGCCCGACGGTGAATTGGAATTATACGACGGTAAACTGCGCTATGTGGATGCCCATGGAAAAATGTTAGCCGATCAACTTGATCCCAAAAACTATCTTGATTTTATTGCCGAGCGCCCTATTGCTTGGTCGTATTTAAAGTATCCGTATTATAAACCGGCCGGTTATCCGCAAGGATTTTACCGTGTCGGGCCTTTGGCGCGGCTTAATGTGGCTTCAAAAATGAAAACGCCTTTAGCTCAAGCCGAGTTTAAAAATTACAAAGATTTGGGCCGCGGCAAACCGCTCAATGGTTCTTTTTATTTTCATTACGCGCGGCTCATTGAAACCTTAGGATGTATTGAAGAAGCGCGAGATATTCTTAATGATCCTAAAATCCTTTCGACAGAAATTCAGGCCGTTGCCTCACGCAATCAATCGGAGGGCGTGGGCTGTTCTGAGGCGCCGCGTGGAACATTGTTCCATCATTATAAAACCGATGATAACGGTGTGTTGACCAAGGTCAATCTTTTGATCGCTACGGGTCAGAATAATCCGGCGATGAACCGCTCAGTTTTAGAAGTTGCCAAACAATACGTTAAGGGAAGCGATGTGAAAGAAGGGGCTTTAAACCGGGTTGAGGCGGCTATTCGCTGTTATGATCCGTGCCTTTCTTGCTCGACGCATGCCATCGGCGCTATGCCGCTGATCGTGGAGATCCATGACCATCAAGGAAGAATTTTAAATTCTATCAAACGGGGATAAATGATCTGTCTCATTGGCTACGGAAATAATATGCGTTCGGATGACGGTATAGGAATTTATGTGGCGCAGAAAATTGCCGCGGAAAATAATCCGAATGTCAAAGTTTGCGTATCTCATCAACTGCACATTGAAATGCTGGAAGAAGCGGTTTTGTATGATAAGGTCATTTTAGTGGATGCGGCGGCTGGCGGAGAAGAAGTTGTCTTTCGAAAAGTGGATGCCGGCTCAAAAGCTTACGTTGCTTCGTCGCATCATTTAAGCCCGGAACTTTTCTTCAATCTGGCTGAAAAAATCTACAGAAAAAATATCAATCTTTACGCGTGTTCGATTAAAGGAGAGTCGTTTGAGCTTGGGAACACGATCTCTCCGATCGTTTACACACGCGCAGAAAAATCCATTGACCTTATCCATTCTTTGATCAATAAGGATCTTGTTTATGCATGAAGGTGTTTTTACCGAACAGATCGTGGAGGCTATTCTCGCTCAGGTGAAAAAAGATTCCTTGGGGAAACCCAAAAGAATTAAAGTGAATGTCGGAGAAGTTTTTCATCTTCAGAAAGATTCTGTCTTGATGCATTATCAGATCCTAACGCAAAATACCGATCTTTGCGGTGTCGATCTTGACTTAACCGAAGAGACTGTTCGTGTTTTATGTAATGGTTGTCAAAAAGAAGGCCCGGTCGAAGATCATCATCTTTTGATGTGTTCATACTGCGATTCACGCGACGTTAAAATGATCAGCGGCGATAGGATCTCTATAGAGTCTATTGAGGTTTAGTGATCGCTGGTGTTGTTTAGAGGGTTTTGTTATGAGTGTCCTGCCTCAAGTGCTTCCCGCGCAAAAACAAGGCGCGGCTCGTCTTAAAATTATTGTTCAAGGAACTGTTCAGGGAGTTGGGTTCCGGCCGTTTATTTTCCGCTTGGCTCAAGAGCTGAAATTAACGGGCTGGGTCAAAAATTCTTTGTCGGGCGCGGTTATTGAAGCCGAAGGGGCAAAAGAAAATTTAGAACATTTTATTATCCGCATTAAAAAAGAAAAACCTCCGCAGTCATTTATTCAGAGCTTGGAATTCTCTTTTTTAGACGCAATTGGCCACTCAAGTTTTGAAATAAAGGCAAGTGATGACACAGGGAAAAAGACGGCCTTGATCTTACCGGATTTCGCAACTTGTCCGGATTGCCGTGATGAAATTTTTGACGCCCTTAGCCGGCGTTATTTATATCCGTTTACCAATTGTACGCATTGCGGCCCGCGGTTTACGATCGTTGAAACTCTTCCTTATGACCGCAAAAATACATCGATGAAGGGTTTTACGATGTGCCCGGATTGCCAAAGGGAATATGAAGACCCTCAAAACCGCCGTTTCCACGCGCAGCCCAACGCTTGCCCCGCTTGCGGCCCGCAATTAGAATTATGGAACAAAGATGGGAAAGTTTTATCGCGAAAACACGAAGCTGTCCTTGCGGCGGCGCAGGCTATTCGCGATGGAAAGATCGTCGCGCTTAAAGGATTGGGCGGTTTTCATCTGATAGTGGACGCGCGAAATGAGACGGCTATTTTGCGTTTACGCAAGCTTAAATTCCGCCAAGAAAAACCCTTCGCGCTGATGTTTCCCTCCATAAAAGATATTGAAAAAGTTTGTGAAGTGTCGGGCCTAGAACGGAATTCCTTAGAATCCGGCGAAGCGCCGATCGTTATCTTGCGCAGGAAAAAAGGAACACCAGGTCTTTCTTCGATCGCGCCGTCGGTAGCGCCAAAAAATCCGTGTTTAGCCGTTATGTTGCCATATACGCCGCTTCATCATATTTTACTTAAATTACTTTCTTTTCCGATCGTTGCCACCAGCGGGAATTTATCGGATGAACCGATCTCTACCGATGAACATGAAGCCTTAGGGCGGCTTGGCGGTATTGCGGACCTATTTTTAATTCATGATCGCCCCATTGTCCGCCACGCGGATGATTCTATTGTTAAAATGATCGCCGGAAGGCCGATGATTTTCCGTCGGGCGCGCGGATTCGCGCCGCTTCCCATTGAAACAAATGATGTTTTGCCTCCCGCTGTTTCTGTCGGAGGCCATTTGAAAAACACCATCGCCGTCACTGCCGGAAATAATATTTTTATCAGCCAGCATATTGGCGATCTGGAAACCCATCAATCAACGCAAGCCTTTGAACAAGCCATTAAGGATTTTAGAGGCCTTTACGAGGTAAGTCCCAGCTATGTTGCTTGCGATATGCATCCGGAATATTTATCAACCAAGTACGCCAAGAATTTAAAAATTCCGGTAAAAAGCATTCAGCATCATCACGCGCATATTGTTTCCTGCATGGCGGAAAATGAAATAGATGGACAAGTGTTGGGCGTTGCTTGGGACGGAACCGGTTTTGGCACCGATGGATGTATTTGGGGCGGGGAATTTCTTTTTTCATCTTTGTCGGATTTTAAACGAACGGCATACTTACGCTATTTTCCTCTTCCCGGTGGTGAAAAAGCGGTCAGAGAACCTCGGCGCAGTGCTTTGGGAATTTTGTATACGATGTTCGGTGAAAAAGCTTTTGAGCAGAAAAGCGTTGCTCCTACCCGTGCTTTTAAACCCCAGGAACTTTATGTTATTTCGAAAATGTTAAAACAAAGCATTCATTCGCCTTTGACATCAAGCGTGGGAAGATTATTTGATGCTGTGAGCTCTCTTTTGGATTTGCATCACATAACAAACTTTGAGGGCCAAGCGGCGATGAGCTTGGAACATCTCACCGAAGATGTTCAGACAAAAGAGTTTTATCCTTTTCATGTTTCCTCAACTGATCCTATGATTATTGATTGGGAACCGATGATCTTAGATATTTTAAAAGATATTAAAGACGAAATTTCTCCGGAGATAATTTCTGCAAAATTCCATAATGCGCTCAGTGAAATGATCGTCGCGATCGCTCGAATTTCAAACGAAGAAAAAGTTGTTTTAAGCGGCGGTTGTTTTCAAAATAGATATTTAACGCAGTGCGCTGTTGCGCGCCTTCGTGAAGAGGGTTTTAAGCCGTATTGGCATCAACGTGTTCCGTGCAATGACGGCGGGATTTCTTTAGGGCAGATGGTGGCCGCGTCTTGCCAAATCAATAAAGGGGTGTAAGATGTGTCTAGCTATTCCCGGGAAAGTGATGACTGTCGAAGGCAGTGAGCCTTTTTTAAAAATGGGAAAAGTTAATTTTGGCGGCATTATTAAGGAAGTTTCCTTGGCGTATGTGCCGGATGTTTGTATCGGTGATTATGTGATCGTTCATGTGGGTTTTGCCATTAGTAAAGTGGACGAAGAAGAAGCCTTGCAGGTTTTTGAATACTTAAAAAAGATGGATGAGCTTCAGGAATTAGAAGGACAATCCGCTTAGAAAAAAAGCAGGAAGACCATGAAATTCTTAGACGAATACCGCGACGCAAAATCAGCTCAGCGCTTAAGCCAAGAGATCAATAAGATCACCACGAAGCCGTGGACTATTATGGAGATCTGCGGCGGGCAAACACATGCTATTGTTAAATTCGGCATTGATGAACTTTTGCCAAAGCATATTACTTTAGTTCACGGGCCGGGATGTCCGGTGTGCGTAACACCGCTGGAGCTTATTGATAAAGCGATCACAATTGCTTCGCGCCCGGATGTTATTTTTTGTTCGTTCGGCGATATGATGCGCGTGCCGGGTTCTTCAACCGATCTTTTAGCGGTGAAAGCCAAAGGCGGGGATGTGCGCATGGTTTATTCGCCTTTGGATGTCTTAAAAATCGCGCAGGCTAATCCGTCAAAAGAAGTTGTTTTCTTTGCCGTCGGATTTGAAACAACGGCGCCGGCTAATGCCATGGCGGTTTATCAGGCGAAGAGCAAAAATATCCCTAATTTCTCTATGTTGGTTTCTCACGTCTTGGTTCCTCCGGCGATGGAAGCTATTTTGTCGTCGCCGCATAATCGCGTTCAAGGTTTTTTGGCGGCCGGCCACGTGTGTACGGTGATGGGATATGACGAATATGAACCCATCGCTTTAAAATATAAAATTCCTATTG comes from the Candidatus Omnitrophota bacterium genome and includes:
- the hypD gene encoding hydrogenase formation protein HypD, producing the protein MKFLDEYRDAKSAQRLSQEINKITTKPWTIMEICGGQTHAIVKFGIDELLPKHITLVHGPGCPVCVTPLELIDKAITIASRPDVIFCSFGDMMRVPGSSTDLLAVKAKGGDVRMVYSPLDVLKIAQANPSKEVVFFAVGFETTAPANAMAVYQAKSKNIPNFSMLVSHVLVPPAMEAILSSPHNRVQGFLAAGHVCTVMGYDEYEPIALKYKIPIVVTGFEPLDILQGIYMCVKQLEEKKFIVENQYTRSVKKEGNQPAQYVIKEVFKIVHRKWRGVGQIEKSGLGFQKDYEQFDAELKFGVADYTAEESSECMSGLVLQGLKKPNECPAFGNKCKPEHPLGATMVSSEGACAAYYRYRGFSLSAKKETI
- a CDS encoding hydrogenase maturation nickel metallochaperone HypA, which produces MHEGVFTEQIVEAILAQVKKDSLGKPKRIKVNVGEVFHLQKDSVLMHYQILTQNTDLCGVDLDLTEETVRVLCNGCQKEGPVEDHHLLMCSYCDSRDVKMISGDRISIESIEV
- the hoxU gene encoding bidirectional hydrogenase complex protein HoxU, with product MPVKIPITIDDKPIEIDSGKTILEACRENGIDIPTMCHLEGLKDVGACRMCLIEIEGIPKLLPSCTTKPAPNQKIKTQSEKIKKYRRMTVELLFAERNHVCSICAANNNCELQDLGYKVGMEHVRFPYLFPQCQIDASHEKYIIDHNRCILCTRCVRVCGDIEGAHNWNVMGRGFQSRIISDFNQPWGQSTTCTSCGKCIEVCPTGALLPKGIFQGQLDKTPESIVELARKRKMSL
- the hypF gene encoding carbamoyltransferase HypF — its product is MSVLPQVLPAQKQGAARLKIIVQGTVQGVGFRPFIFRLAQELKLTGWVKNSLSGAVIEAEGAKENLEHFIIRIKKEKPPQSFIQSLEFSFLDAIGHSSFEIKASDDTGKKTALILPDFATCPDCRDEIFDALSRRYLYPFTNCTHCGPRFTIVETLPYDRKNTSMKGFTMCPDCQREYEDPQNRRFHAQPNACPACGPQLELWNKDGKVLSRKHEAVLAAAQAIRDGKIVALKGLGGFHLIVDARNETAILRLRKLKFRQEKPFALMFPSIKDIEKVCEVSGLERNSLESGEAPIVILRRKKGTPGLSSIAPSVAPKNPCLAVMLPYTPLHHILLKLLSFPIVATSGNLSDEPISTDEHEALGRLGGIADLFLIHDRPIVRHADDSIVKMIAGRPMIFRRARGFAPLPIETNDVLPPAVSVGGHLKNTIAVTAGNNIFISQHIGDLETHQSTQAFEQAIKDFRGLYEVSPSYVACDMHPEYLSTKYAKNLKIPVKSIQHHHAHIVSCMAENEIDGQVLGVAWDGTGFGTDGCIWGGEFLFSSLSDFKRTAYLRYFPLPGGEKAVREPRRSALGILYTMFGEKAFEQKSVAPTRAFKPQELYVISKMLKQSIHSPLTSSVGRLFDAVSSLLDLHHITNFEGQAAMSLEHLTEDVQTKEFYPFHVSSTDPMIIDWEPMILDILKDIKDEISPEIISAKFHNALSEMIVAIARISNEEKVVLSGGCFQNRYLTQCAVARLREEGFKPYWHQRVPCNDGGISLGQMVAASCQINKGV
- a CDS encoding HypC/HybG/HupF family hydrogenase formation chaperone; this encodes MCLAIPGKVMTVEGSEPFLKMGKVNFGGIIKEVSLAYVPDVCIGDYVIVHVGFAISKVDEEEALQVFEYLKKMDELQELEGQSA
- a CDS encoding hydrogenase maturation protease gives rise to the protein MICLIGYGNNMRSDDGIGIYVAQKIAAENNPNVKVCVSHQLHIEMLEEAVLYDKVILVDAAAGGEEVVFRKVDAGSKAYVASSHHLSPELFFNLAEKIYRKNINLYACSIKGESFELGNTISPIVYTRAEKSIDLIHSLINKDLVYA
- a CDS encoding SUMF1/EgtB/PvdO family nonheme iron enzyme; the encoded protein is MNKKVIITALLFVMGCFAVHQECAFANNLAVSNVTMSTRDPANDTFILQFDVSWNNSWRNKINHDAIWFFVKVDTGTAPYSHCLMKTSGASPTGFSAGSDTNLAIYVPSDKTGAFLRPSSYRAMGSVSSTSVQLKVDYGASSCNIADTASITPYVYGIEMVYVPQGEFYVGDFATSTSSFKQGSADDDPWYISSEGTLLTTSGASDGYYYVDSTATVGAEFLDGDIFTIPAAFPKGYQAFYCMKYEVTEGQYVDFINSLSPEAAKTRDITDTTGKNSDSVIVRNTITINSAVPTATTTRSDRALNYISWMDLSAYLDWAALRPMTELEYEKVARGPVIPVKGEYAWGTTDIIRAVTISISPEDGTETVTTTDGIGRAYVNQGGRTFSRGDVHLGVEYTRGPLRVGIFATATADRVTAGAGYYGAMELSGNVSEMVVIIGNSWGITYTGGHGDGALTTSTTNQGNANVTGWVLLDPADSARGITGYTGSADRGDGWTAASGTISYRRRYLDNVGMDGIPRKHYIGGRGVRTYN
- a CDS encoding NADP oxidoreductase, which codes for MNKKKIATVWLAGCSGCHMSLLDIDERILDVVKLADIVKSPIVDGKEFPDVDVALVEGSVASDEHLREIKHIRAHSKILISFGDCAVTGNVSALRNFITKEAALNRAYIEAESNDQGLIPDSPEIQKLIDRVYPLHEIVKVDYYIPGCPPSADLIFYVLSELLCDRVPNLEEGRKLKYG
- a CDS encoding Ni/Fe hydrogenase subunit alpha is translated as MDKKITISPVTRIEGHAKITIQLGEDGQVKDALFHVNEFRGFEKFCEGRVYTEMPSITPRICGICPVSHAVSSAKACEMIMKVQVPYTGTLLRRLIHLGQMISSHALSFFHLSSPDFLLGWDSDPTTRNIVGLAEKFPDIAKRGIRLRKFGQEISERLTGKKVHIMGIIAGGFSYPLEEANRKALLEWIPEALETTKIGIDIFKKYYAQNKKEVESFANFETLHLGTVGPDGELELYDGKLRYVDAHGKMLADQLDPKNYLDFIAERPIAWSYLKYPYYKPAGYPQGFYRVGPLARLNVASKMKTPLAQAEFKNYKDLGRGKPLNGSFYFHYARLIETLGCIEEARDILNDPKILSTEIQAVASRNQSEGVGCSEAPRGTLFHHYKTDDNGVLTKVNLLIATGQNNPAMNRSVLEVAKQYVKGSDVKEGALNRVEAAIRCYDPCLSCSTHAIGAMPLIVEIHDHQGRILNSIKRG
- a CDS encoding NuoF family protein; amino-acid sequence: MNLEELNNIADSVKKKNDGLKKKVCVCCGAGCISSGSEAVLKNLQEAVKSKNLSNEISVVPSGCMGPCNQGPLVKVVPDQTIYQRITEEDAGIIFDKHVLQNQPVKEKILFSDVRQQAFVNTNDDPFFKKQHKIVLENCGNINPEVIEDYIAVDGYKAIEKALHLSPEAVIVEIKSSRLRGRGGAGFPTGLKWETVHKYVADEKYVICNGDEGDPGAFMDRSVLESDPHRVLEGMIIAGFAIGAQRGFAYIRGEYPLAIKRFDQAIKQARKLGLLGKNILGTEFNFDVEIRIGAGAFVCGEETALIASIEGKRGTPRPRPPYPAEAGLWGKPTLINNVETFANIAPIILRGGAWYGAIGTPKSAGTKVFALAGKINFSGLIEVPMGTSLREIIFDIGGGIPGGKKFKAAQTGGPSGGCIPEQHLDTKVDYESLVSLGSIMGSGGLIIMDETSNMVDVARYFMEFCMDESCGKCVPCRAGTKQMHELLLKFCAKKATDADMALLEELATYVKEASLCGLGASAPNPLLSTLRYFKDEYAAQINKSL